The following are from one region of the Fusarium keratoplasticum isolate Fu6.1 chromosome 4, whole genome shotgun sequence genome:
- a CDS encoding Coatomer subunit alpha: MQSSPGMLTKFESKSSRAKGIAFHPKRPWILVSLHSSTIQLWDYRMGTLIDRFEEHDGPVRGVDFHKTQPLFVSGGDDYKIKVWSYQTRRCLFTLNGHLDYVRTVFFHHELPWILSASDDQTIRIWNWQNRSLICTMTGHNHYAMCAQFHPKEDLVVSASLDQSVRVWDISGLRKKHSAPTSMSFEDQMARANQNQTDMFGNTDAVVKFVLEGHDRGVNWVAFHPTMPLIVSAGDDRLVKLWRMSETKAWEVDTCRGHFQNASGCLFHPHQDLILSAGEDKTIRVWDLNKRTAVQSFKRENDRFWVIAAHPEINLFAAGHDNGVMVFKLERERPASAVHQNQLFYVTKEKHVKSYDFQKNIESPTLLSLKKLGSAWVAPRTLSYNPAERSILVTSPADGGSYELVNLPKDGSGAIEPAESKRGAGNSAIFVARNRFAVLNSANQTIDIKDLSNNTTRSFKPPVGTTDIYFGGTGNLLIITPTAVHLYDIQQKKSTGELAVNGVKYVVWSNDGLYAALLSKHNVTIVTKTLEQVSTLHETIRIKSATWDDAGVLLYSTLNHVKYTLLNGDNGIVRTLDQTVYLVKVKGRNVYCLDRAAKPRILQIDPTEYRFKLALVKRNYEEMLHIIRNSSLVGQSIISYLQKKGYPEIALQFVQDPTTRFDLAIECGNLDVAVEMAKELDKPKFWTRLSTEALAHGNHQVVEMCYQKLKQFDKLSFLYLATGDHSKLARMAKIAEHRGDFTSRFQNAVYLGEVEDRIQMFKEIDLYPLAYMTAKSHGLDEECQAILEATGLTEEDLTMPTLGAPLSTPKPVVPTFKANWPTKATSQSFFEKALLGQVEGLSLEDEPAAATGGFEDALEDDSAAKRNVSLIDDDDEDAAGWDMGDDDVPEVDSDFVNVESADAGGAASSEADLWARNSPLAVDHIAGGSFETAMQLLNRQVGAVDFAPLKPRFLEVYSASRTFLPASQGLSPLVNYVRRTLDETDPRRVLPIIPRDLEHLASNDLQAGYDSMKSNRLDAGVNIFRGILHSILVNAVSSEDEVAEAKKLIASASEYAVAMDIELSRRQLGSAEVVASDPEKLQRSLELSAYFTIPKIEVPHRQLALLSAMQLAMRNRNYNSALSFANRIIANGGASKIVENARRAKAQCERNPHDAVEIEFDQFAEFDVCAASHTPIYSGTAFEECAFDGSKYHTQYKGTVCRVCQVCEIGKHGSGLKLFA, from the exons ATGCAGTCCTCCCCGGGAATGTTGACCAAG TTTGAGTCCAAGTCCTCTCGAGCAAAGGGCATTGCCTTCCACCCTAAGAG ACCATGGATCCTCGTGTCGCTACACTCTTCCACTATCCAGCTCTGGGATTACCGAATGGGAACATTGATTGATCGCTTCGAGGAACACGATGGCCCCGTCCGAGGTGTCGATTTCCACAAGACCCAGCCGCTCTTCGTCTCGGGCGGTGACGACTACAAGATCAAGGTCTGGTCCTACCAGACCAGGCGCTGCCTGTTCACCCTCAACGGCCATCTTGACTATGTCCGAaccgtcttcttccaccACGAGCTTCCTTGGatcctctcagcctcggaTGACCAGACCATTCGGATATGGAACTGGCAGAACCGTTCATTGA TCTGCACCATGACTGGTCACAACCACTATGCCATGTGCGCTCAGTTCCACCCCAAGGAAGACCTCGTCGTCTCGGCCTCTCTCGATCAGTCCGTCCGTGTTTGGGACATCTCCGGCCTCCGAAAGAAGCACTCTGCCCCCACTTCGATGTCCTTTGAAGACCAGATGGCGCGCGCCAACCAAAACCAGACCGACATGTTTGGCAACACCGACGCCGTTGTCAAGTTCGTCCTCGAGGGCCACGACCGAGGTGTCAACTGGGTCGCCTTCCATCCCACGATGCCCCTCATTGTGAGCGCTGGTGACGACCGCCTGGTCAAGCTCTGGCGCATGAGCGAGACCAAGGCTTGGGAGGTTGATACATGCCGAGGGCATTTCCAGAACGCTTCGGGATGTCTGTTCCACCCTCACCAAGACCTGATTCTGTCTGCTGGCGAGGATAAGACCATTCGTGTGTGGGATCTCAACAAGCGAACTGCCGTCCAGTCGTTCAAGCGAGAGAATGACCGTTTCTGGGTTATTGCTGCTCACCCCGAGATCAACCTGTTTGCTGCGGGTCACGACAATGGTGTCATGGTCTTCAAGCTGGAGCGTGAGCGCCCTGCCTCTGCTGTTCACCAGAACCAGCTGTTCTATGtcaccaaggagaagcaTGTCAAGTCCTACGATTTCCAGAAGAACATCGAGAGCCCTACCCTGCTGtcgctcaagaagctcggtAGCGCCTGGGTTGCGCCCCGCACCCTATCCTACAACCCTGCGGAGCGATCTATCCTTGTCACCTCCCCCGCCGACGGAGGCTCCTATGAGCTGGTGAACCTCCCCAAGGATGGCTCGGGCGCTATCGAGCCGGCCGAGTCCAAGCGTGGCGCTggcaactcggccatcttcgTGGCCCGCAACCGATTCGCTGTGCTCAACTCGGCCAACCAAACCATTGATATCAAGGACCTCTCCAACAACACGACCCGATCCTTCAAGCCTCCCGTTGGTACCACTGACATCTACTTTGGAGGCACCGGTAACCTGCTGATCATCACCCCGACCGCCGTCCACCTTTACGATAtccagcagaagaagagcaccGGTGAGCTTGCCGTCAACGGTGTCAAGTATGTTGTGTGGTCCAACGATGGCCTCTACGCCGCCCTCCTGAGCAAGCACAATGTCACCATTGTTACCAAGACTCTCGAGCAGGTCAGCACCCTCCACGAGACGATTCGTATCAAGAGCGCCACCTGGGACGATGCCGGTGTCCTCCTCTACTCGACTCTTAACCACGTCAAGTACACTCTCCTGAACGGCGACAACGGTATTGTCCGAACCCTCGACCAGACCGTCTACCTGGTCAAGGTTAAGGGCCGCAACGTTTACTGCCTTGACCGAGCCGCCAAGCCCCGTATCCTGCAGATCGACCCTACCGAGTACCGATTCAAGCTGGCCCTTGTGAAGCGAAACTACGAGGAGATGCTTCACATCATCCGAAATTCCAGCCTTGTGGGACAGTCCATCATCTCATATCTTCAGAAGAAGGGCTACCCCGAAATTGCTCTGCAGTTTGTCCAGGACCCTACTACCCGATTCGACCTTGCCATTGAGTGCGGTAACCTTGACGTGGCTGTTGAGATGGCTAAGGAGCTTGACAAGCCCAAGTTCTGGACTCGCCTGAGCACCGAGGCCTTGGCACATGGCAACCATCAGGTCGTTGAGATGTGCTACCAGAAGCTGAAGCAGTTCGACAAGCTTTCCTTCCTGTACCTCGCTACTGGTGACCACTCTAAGCTTGCTCGAATGGCCAAGATTGCTGAGCACCGTGGTGACTTTACCTCGCGATTCCAGAACGCCGTTTATctcggcgaggttgaggatcGCATTCAGATGTTCAAGGAGATTGACCTCT ACCCTCTCGCGTATATGACCGCCAAGTCTCacggccttgacgaggagTGCCAGGCCATCCTGGAGGCCACTGGTCTGACTGAGGAAGATCTCACAATGCCCACTCTGGGTGCTCCCCTGTCTACCCCTAAGCCTGTTGTGCCCACCTTCAAGGCCAACTGGCCCACCAAGGCCACTTCGCAATCCTTCTTCGAGAAGGCTCTTCTCGGACAGGTTGAGGGTCTTTCGCTTGAGGATGAGCCCGCTGCTGCCACCGGAGGCTTCGAGGATGCCCTGGAGGACGACTCTGCTGCCAAGCGTAACGTCTCATTgatcgatgatgacgatgaggatgctgccGGCTGGGATAtgggcgatgacgatgttcCTGAGGTTGACAGCGACTTCGTCAATGTCGAGAGTGCTGATGCTGGCGGCGCTGCCAGCAGTGAGGCTGACCTTTGGGCACGCAACTCGCCCCTGGCCGTGGATCACATTGCTGGCGGTTCGTTCGAGACTGCTATGCAGCTCCTGAACCGACAGGTCGGCGCCGTTGACTTTGCACCACTCAAGCCGCGATTCCTTGAAGTTTACTCGGCCTCCAGGACCTTCCTCCCCGCTTCCCAGGGCCTGTCACCCCTGGTGAACTATGTCCGCCGAACTCTGGATGAGACCGATCCCAGAAGGGTTCTGCCCATTATCCCTCGGGATTTGGAACACCTTGCCTCCAACGACCTGCAGGCAGGCTACGACTCGATGAAGTCCAACAGGCTGGATGCTGGTGTGAACATTTTCCGGGGCATCCTCCACTCTATCCTGGTCAACGCTGTTTCGAGCGAAGACGAGGTAGCTGAGGCTAAGAAGCTCATTGCTTCGGCAAGCGAGTACGCTGTTGCTATGGACATTGAGCTCTCGAGAAGACAACTGGGTTCCGCTGAGGTCGTAGCCAGTGACCCCGAGAAGCTTCAGAGAAGCCTTGAGCTGTCGGCATACTTCACGATCCCCAAGATCGAGGTGCCTCATCGACAGCTTGCCCTGCTTAGCGCCATGCAGCTGGCCATGCGCAACAGGAACTACAACTCTGCCCTGAGCTTTGCTAACCGCATCATTGCTAACGGTGGTGCCAGCAAGATTGTGGAGAAC GCCAGGAGAGCTAAGGCTCAGTGCGAGCGCAACCCTCATGATGCTGTCGAGATTGAGTTCGATCAGTTCGCTGAGTTTGACGTGTGCGCGGCCAGCCACACTCCCATCTACAGCGGTACAGCGTTCGAGGAGTGTGCCTTTGACGGCTCCAAGTACCACACCCAGTACAAGGGCACCGTGTGCCGGGTGTGCCAGGTTTGCGAGATTGGCAAGCATGGCAGCGGCTTGAAGCTATTCGCTTAA